atatatatatatatatatatatatattatactttactatatttcttattataatttattgccatatgaataatattatagaatgaagaaaatgttACTATTATGTTATACAATTTTTatgtcatattttttttatgtaatctcttattatttttctttcttcatccaaaaaaaaacaaaaaaaaaaaattatatatatatatatatatattatatgaatgggaaaatattaagatatattttttatatttgttatatattgttaaatttgataaatcttatttattttattttatttatttaattatatatttattaattttttatgatattttaaatatggagagtatattgtaatatatttattttataaaaaaaaaaaaaaaattataacggGGGATATAGAACAGtatggaatatatatttaatatatatataaatatatatatattatatagttcATACCTGTAAAagaaataagtatatatatacacattaaATGGTTACAATTATTgggtatttttttttttataaacatatgtattaatatgtttaaaaacatatacatatgtatatttataatgaagttatttaaaaatgaatatttgtAGGGTTTAATaatttgaaataaaaaaatataaggactatatttatagttatttttaatcttttaagtgtaattaaaatttaatacttgaaatataatcatatattaagaaaaaaaaaaaaaaaaaaaaaaaaaaaaatattcatatatatatatttttttttatacatacatttgtgaaaatttttacaaaattGAAATTATGTTGtgattaattataaatagaaatgttttaaaatatattatatatatatattgtaacagataaaaatttatgtttgcatattttaattttttgagaCGAGATGCTTTAATATTTCGTATGACATAAATTGTATAGCACCTGAAGGTATACATTTTAACATTGATGGAAATAATCCATGATAGAAATTTCTAATTCCTtcaacataataaatattttttatacaatgtaatgtatttttataaatataatttttattatcaatacCATTATTCATCATTCTTTTTCTTACAGTATCACCTGgaaaaacaataataagTGACGTTAGGTTACTTAATGATCCTGCtaatgatgaatataaagCTAATGtaggtatattattataatgatttgATGAATATGTTTggaataaatttttataaaaatcaaaGAATAACATTTGTAAGGTAACATATGGTACTCCTGTTAATAATGTTGGAATATATCCTTTATAGAACCCAGAAAATCCTTCTTTTTGTATAATTtcatatatcattttaataagtgatttttttttatataaagtatCAGAATTATttgttaaatatttttcattgaCACCTAAAGCCATACGAATACTTAATAAATCTAATGGATATGAAACAGTTTTTTGTATAATTCCAGAAATATATCCAGCTGTTATACtttcataataattaaatgtatttttatttttgtttgttgaaatattattattattttgataagtCTCTTCTTGtgtatccatattattataaacattttgtttttcttttattttggatttttttaatttgtctTTGATTATATCATTAGTTCCAAATTTAGCTGAATATACAATTCCACCTCTTATGGTATTAACAAAATTACCTTTCCATAAGCCTAAAACAccttcttcttttataataaaaaaaaaactttgtataatatttcgATATTTTATTGATGACTGTtgatttttaatatatgatctTGGAATAGATTTTATTTGCTTCCCCCAATTGtatgttatattatcatttctattaccatataaatttttataatttttgtttacAAGTTtgatatgttttatatttttcatattattgttaatatGATTTATGTTTGGATAATAATTAAGTAGGATTTTTTTACACATTTTATGAGGgctattataaatattataataacttGGAATATacttatttgtatttttccTACCAACATTTTTGATATATGTTGAAAAAAAGTCATGCTTtgtattttgattttttgtCGCTCgacaataattataataataataataattattattattattgtttattttgtttattttgtttattttgtttgttttatttttacttttatttattcctttcaatgaatttattttttttttaaaattaagaaaCACGACATTTTGTCTTTTCACCAAATTGTatggtaatttttttttttcataatttttggAAATGTATAAATCTGGTTGATTATttgattttaatttattttctacattactttttttttttaaaataatattatgattaaGAATTgatacttttttattatgataattttgtttctctttttctatatttactttttcttcttttttatattgattGAACATAGGTTGGATTTGATAAAACAATTTTATACGATCGAAGGGAGCAAACAGCGTTTTTGTGAGTATCCCAGAAATTAGTCCACATGCtaagattttatttttatttttatttttttttttctcttcttcatttttatttgatatttccataaaatgaatatatatatattaaaaggtaTAAATATGGTTATATAAATAgctatatattaaaatatataagtcaataaaaaaaaaaaatatatatatatatgtatgtattagataaaatgatattattatttattttgttgtgTTTTTCTTTGGACTGATAAgccaattatatattatatatatatatatattcaaatatataattattatttagtaCACATCAAAATAaggacataaaaaaaaaaaaatatacacaaatagatatatttatatatatatatatatatatatatatatatatatttttacattttatacGATATAATCAAATGTaactattttaaaaataaaatggaaacatatataagagattcatatatatttttatatggtaATTTTTCTGTTTGTGTGTCATTATTTTATGAGttacattttttatgatttatatatcatggaagtaataataagaaattgataataatacgataaaacaaaacaataaaaacaaaattaatatGTGTTGATTGTTGTTATAATCACATAAATATGGTAATTCATcaattatataacattatatatattattaatttgttatatatttaatacttaatttaatttttaatttttttttttttttttcttgttatttttccatattatatTGGAATGTCATGTTTTTTAATGAATCAAAAAAGAGAAtagaaatgaaaatattgtttcgtacaaaattttttcttcatacatatatataaatatgtataaatatatatatatatatatatatatatatatatatatatttatttatttatttttttatttcaatttaTATTGTTAAACATTAAATCACAGTTGTGTAAAATAAAgagataatattttatatataataaatttattatgttcatacattttaatatgaaaatatattattatatacataatataataacatgaagtattttatattattttgaagaacccatataatatatatatatatatatatatatatatatatattgcaaGTATAAATAtgcaattttttatttaaaaaaaaaaaataaaataggaaagaatgataaagataaatatatctataataaaacaaaatttttGGATTATAATATCTATGtagtatttttcttttttttttttaatatgtgaATGTTC
This region of Plasmodium sp. gorilla clade G2 genome assembly, chromosome: 13 genomic DNA includes:
- a CDS encoding mitochondrial carrier protein, putative, whose amino-acid sequence is MEISNKNEEEKKKNKNKNKILACGLISGILTKTLFAPFDRIKLFYQIQPMFNQYKKEEKVNIEKEKQNYHNKKVSILNHNIILKKKSNVENKLKSNNQPDLYISKNYEKKKLPYNLVKRQNVVFLNFKKKINSLKGINKSKNKTNKINKINKINNNNNNYYYYYNYCRATKNQNTKHDFFSTYIKNVGRKNTNKYIPSYYNIYNSPHKMCKKILLNYYPNINHINNNMKNIKHIKLVNKNYKNLYGNRNDNITYNWGKQIKSIPRSYIKNQQSSIKYRNIIQSFFFIIKEEGVLGLWKGNFVNTIRGGIVYSAKFGTNDIIKDKLKKSKIKEKQNVYNNMDTQEETYQNNNNISTNKNKNTFNYYESITAGYISGIIQKTVSYPLDLLSIRMALGVNEKYLTNNSDTLYKKKSLIKMIYEIIQKEGFSGFYKGYIPTLLTGVPYVTLQMLFFDFYKNLFQTYSSNHYNNIPTLALYSSLAGSLSNLTSLIIVFPGDTVRKRMMNNGIDNKNYIYKNTLHCIKNIYYVEGIRNFYHGLFPSMLKCIPSGAIQFMSYEILKHLVSKN